One genomic segment of Panicum virgatum strain AP13 chromosome 2N, P.virgatum_v5, whole genome shotgun sequence includes these proteins:
- the LOC120660838 gene encoding STOREKEEPER protein-like: MAPKRPAAPAAAPSGSASEASDAEADAPLHHPSSPSPSKAPPPPPNPNPNSSAAAPALVAEDSAAAGSDSGAAYDSDANHRPALRKAGAAASPSPSRKPRSPRPRSRSRSRSPDAASESDGAASDADPAAGDGADSADDGNALPLPPPRTSRGEAAAIKPLSSRPMDPPRRLMVPSFTEPRPKRPRSVAVPSSVEQLKRPSRLWSLADELVILRGLATYRARRGFLPGSMHDIAKLQGHIQSELSVQVTPTQVSDKVRRLKQKYNLLASRAKNGRDPDFPTPHDRSVYELGKRVWGPTNNAAGDGYEIVGVGGGGGESEEEREIGESDEDVESEGDERARKNRRLKPIAMANGNLTGFGPVNANSRREFDFEKGKDAYPYLWETVEDLSKEHLNGVAFKKAFELIEGPKARGMEEKLRKFRLTEIRHQLRRMELMKETVKMVLDALEG, translated from the coding sequence aTGGCACCGAagcgcccggccgcgcccgccgcggcgccgtcggGGTCCGCGTCCGAGGCCTCCGACGCGGAGGCGGACGCGCCCCTGCACCACCCCTCCTCCCCGTCGCCGTccaaggcgccgccgccgccgcccaaccctaaccctaattcgtccgccgccgcgcccgccttgGTGGCGGAGGACTCCGCCGCGGCCGGATCCGACTCCGGAGCCGCCTACGACTCCGACGCCAACCACCGGCCCGCGCTCCGGAAggcgggcgccgcggcgtcgccgtcgccgtcgcgcaagcccaggagccccaggccgcgctcgcgctcgcgctcccgctCCCCGGACGCCGCCTCCGAGTCCGACGGCGCGGCCTCCGacgccgaccccgccgccggcgacggcgccgactCCGCCGACGACGGCAACGCCTTGCCGCTCCCGCCCCCGCGCACGTCCCgcggggaggccgccgccatcAAGCCCCTCAGCTCGCGACCCATggacccgccgcgccgcctcatGGTCCCCTCCTTCACGGAGCCGCGCCCCAAGCGCCCCCGCAGCGTCGCCGTCCCGTCCTCCGTGGAGCAGCTCAAGAGGCCGTCGCGGCTCTGGAGCCTCGCCGACGAGCTCGTCATCCTGCGCGGCCTGGCGACGTACCGGGCCAGGCGTGGCTTTCTACCCGGCTCCATGCATGACATTGCTAAGCTCCAAGGCCACATCCAGAGCGAGCTTAGCGTTCAGGTGACCCCCACGCAGGTCAGTGACAAGGTACGGCGTCTCAAGCAGAAGTACAACCTACTTGCATCCCGTGCCAAGAACGGGCGGGACCCAGACTTTCCCACCCCGCATGACCGTAGCGTCTATGAGCTTGGCAAGAGGGTTTGGGGGCCAACTAATAATGCTGCTGGTGATGGGTATGAGATTGTCGGTgttggcggtggtggtggtgagagTGAAGAGGAACGTGAGATTGGAGAGAGCGATGAGGATGTGGAGAGTGAAGGGGATGAACGTGCCCGCAAGAACAGGAGGTTGAAGCCAATCGCTATGGCAAATGGAAACCTGACTGGGTTTGGGCCTGTGAATGCCAATAGCAGGCGGGAATTTGATTTTGAGAAGGGGAAGGATGCTTATCCATACCTTTGGGAGACCGTTGAGGATCTGTCGAAGGAGCACCTGAATGGGGTGGCATTCAAGAAGGCCTTTGAGTTGATTGAAGGCCCCAAAGCTCGTGGGATGGAGGAAAAGCTCCGGAAGTTCAGGTTGACAGAGATCAGACACCAGCTGCGTAGGATGGAACTGATGAAGGAGACAGTGAAGATGGTGCTTGATGCACTTGAGGGTTGA
- the LOC120660840 gene encoding 1-aminocyclopropane-1-carboxylate oxidase 1-like, which translates to MAPATSFPIIDMGLLAGQERPAAMGMLRDACENWGFFQILNHGISTELMDKVERLTKDHYKRVREQRFLEFASTALQDGGGGAKAENLDWESTFFVRHLPESNLADIPDLDDGYRRAMRRFAGELEALAERLLDLLCENLGLEKGYLARAFRGPRKGAPTFATKVSSYPPCPRPDLVSGLRAHTDAGGIILLFQDDRVAGLQLLKDGAWVDVPPTRHSIVVNLGDQLEVITNGRYKSVVHRVVAQSDGNRMSIASFYNPGGDAVICPAPALVKAEEAAAAYPRFVFEDYMKLYARNKFEAKEPRFEAFKSMETESSNRRIAIA; encoded by the exons ATGGCACCGGCCACGTCTTTCCCGATCATCGACATGGGGCTGCTCGCCGGGCAGgagaggccggcggcgatgggcaTGCTGCGCGATGCGTGTGAGAACTGGGGCTTCTTTCAG ATCCTGAACCACGGCATCTCGACGGAGCTGATGGACAAGGTGGAGCGGCTGACCAAGGACCACTACAAGCGGGTGCGCGAGCAGCGGTTCCTCGAGTTCGCCAGCACGGCGctccaggacggcggcggcggcgcgaaggcgGAGAACCTGGACTGGGAGAGCACCTTCTTCGTCCGCCACCTCCCGGAGTCCAACCTCGCCGACATCCCCGACCTCGACGACGGGTACCGGCGCGCGATGAGGCGGTTCGCCGGCGAGCTGGAGGCGCTGGCGGAGCGGCTGCTGGACCTGCTGTGCGAGAACCTCGGCCTGGAGAAGGGCTACCTCGCGCGCGCCTTCCGCGGGCCCAGAAAGGGCGCCCCGACCTTCGCCACCAAGGTCAGCAGCTACCCGCCGTGCCCGCGCCCGGACCTCGTGAGCGGCCTGCGCGCGCACACCGACGCCGGCGGCATCATCCTGCTGTTCCAGGACGACCGCGTCGCCGGGCTGCAGCTGCTCAAGGACGGCGCGTGGGTGGACGTGCCGCCCACGCGCCACTCCATCGTGGTGAACCTTGGTGACCAGCTGGAGGTGATCACCAACGGCAGGTACAAGAGCGTGGTGCACCGGGTGGTGGCGCAGTCCGACGGGAACCGGATGTCCATCGCGTCCTTCTACAACCCGGGCGGCGACGCCGTCATctgcccggcgccggcgctggtgaaggccgaggaggccgcggcggcgtaccCCAGGTTCGTGTTCGAGGACTACATGAAGCTGTACGCGCGGAACAAGTTCGAGGCCAAGGAGCCGCGGTTCGAGGCCTTCAAGTCCATGGAGACGGAGAGCTCCAACCGCCGCATCGCCATCGCGTAA
- the LOC120660839 gene encoding protein disulfide isomerase-like 2-3: protein MRPAFLAALLLVAAAASPAAALYSAGSPVLQLDPNNFKSKVLNSNRVVLVEFFAPWCGHCKQLAPAWEKAAGVLKGVATVAALDADAHKDLAQEYGIRGFPTIKVFVPGKPPVDYQGARDVKPIVEFALSQVKALLRDRLNGKASAGSSGKASGGSSEKSEPSASVELNSHNFDELVVKSKDLWIVEFFAPWCGHCKKLAPEWKKAAKKLKGQVKLGHVDCDAEKSLMSKYKVEGFPTILVFGVDKESPFPYQGARVASAIESFALEQLEANSGPAEVSELTGPDVMEEKCASAAICFVSFLPDILDSKAEGRNKYLELLLSVAEKFKKSPYSFVWTAATKQPDLENQVGVGGYGYPAMVALNVKKSAYAPLRSAFQRDEIIEFVKEAGRGGKGNLPLSGVPTVVPSEPWDGKDGEEIVEDEFSLDELMGDSSPVNDEL from the exons ATGCGTCCCGCCTTCCTCGCggcgctcctcctcgtcgccgcggccgcctccccggccgccgcgctctaCTCGGCGGGCTCCCCAGTCCTCCAGCTCGACCCCAACAACTTCAAATCAAAG GTGCTGAACTCGAACAGGGTGGTGCTGGTTGAGTTCTTCGCGCCCTGGTGCGGGCACTGCAAGCAGCTGGCTCCCGCCTGGGAGAAGGCCGCCGGCGTGCTCAAGGGCGTTGCAACGGTCGCCGCCCTCGACGCCGACGCGCACAAGGATCTCGCGCAG GAATATGGAATCAGGGGATTTCCAACTATAAAGGTGTTTGTCCCTGGTAAACCTCCAGTTGATTATCAAGGAGCAAGAGATGTAAAGCCAATTGTAGAATTTGCTCTGTCTCAG GTCAAGGCCCTTCTTAGAGATAGATTGAATGGCAAGGCATCAGCAGGGTCAAGTGGCAAGGCATCTGGAGGTTCAAGTGAGAAAAGTGAACCAAGTGCATCAGTTGAACTAAATTCACATAATTTTGATGAACTTGTCGTCAAAAGCAAGGACCTTTGGATTGTGGAATTCTTTGCACCATG GTGTGGGCACTGCAAGAAATTGGCACCTGAATGGAAAAAGGCTGCAAAGAAGTTGAAGGGCCAAGTGAAGCTAGGGCATGTTGATTGTGATGCTGAAAAG TCCTTGATGAGCAAGTACAAGGTTGAAGGCTTCCCGACTATTTTGGTATTTGGTGTTGATAAGGAGAGCCCATTCCCGTACCAGGGGGCTAGAGTTGCATCTGCCATTGAGTCCTTTGCATTGGAGCAGTTGGAAGCCAACTCTGGTCCAGCTGAAGTTTCTGAGTTGACTGGCCCC GATGTCATGGAGGAGAAGTGCGCTTCTGCTGCCATTTGCTTTGTATCATTCCTCCCGGACATCCTTGATTCAAAGGCAGAAGGAAGAAACAAGTACCTTGAGCTCCTTCTTTCTGTTGCTGAGAAGTTCAAAAAGAGTCCATACAG TTTTGTCTGGACAGCTGCTACCAAGCAACCTGATCTCGAGAACCAGGTTGGAGTTGGTGGCTATGGCTATCCCGCCATGGTTGCTCTCAATGTGAAGAAAAGCGCATACGCTCCACTTCGTAGTGCTTTCCAGCGTGATGAAATCAT CGAGTTTGTGAAGGAAGCAGGGCGCGGTGGAAAGGGAAATCTTCCTCTTAGTGGTGTCCCGACGGTAGTACCATCCGAGCCATGGGACGGCAAGGATGGAGAGGAAATTGTAGAGGATGAATTCTCTCTTGACGAGCTCATGGGCGATAGCTCTCCAGTAAATGATGAGTTgtga
- the LOC120660841 gene encoding uncharacterized protein LOC120660841 isoform X2, with the protein MTKYMRNKRSSSRQLKSSHNQKSSSHCIFKRVASQDLTFTTTEKCAWAEATCPVCMEFPHNAVLLLCSSHDNGCRPYVCASNFELSNCLDQLVESCRKESSENPEAIELACPLCRGEVKGYTLVEPARKKLNHKRRSCMQDGCSYMGTYRELCKHVKKKHPSANPRAVDPLHAFRWKRLLFRSSLQDMICSTTSPLLRRLLSLMLQLDELMASYWGEGGDRRGATSDSSLQSANAEPTDP; encoded by the coding sequence ATGACCAAGTACATGAGGAACAAGAGAAGTTCATCTCGTCAGCTCAAATCATCACATAATCAGAAATCCAGCAGTCATTGCATCTTCAAGAGGGTCGCCAGCCAAGATCTGACATTTACAACAACAGAGAAATGTGCATGGGCAGAAGCAACCTGTCCAGTATGCATGGAGTTCCCACACAATGCTGTTCTTCTACTCTGTTCGTCTCATGACAATGGCTGCCGTCCATATGTCTGTGCCTCCAACTTCGAGCTCTCAAATTGTCTTGATCAGCTTGTAGAGTCATGCAGAAAAGAAAGCTCTGAGAATCCAGAGGCAATAGAGCTTGCATGTCCCCTTTGCCGTGGTGAGGTTAAGGGATACACATTAGTTGAGCCTGCTCGGAAGAAGCTGAATCACAAGAGGAGAAGCTGCATGCAAGATGGCTGTTCATACATGGGCACATACAGAGAGCTCTGCAAGCATGTCAAAAAGAAGCACCCTTCTGCAAATCCGCGGGCTGTGGACCCCTTACATGCCTTCAGATGGAAGCGGCTTCTGTTTCGAAGTTCATTGCAAGATATGATCTGTTCAACGACTTCACCATTGCTGCGAAGGCTATTATCTCTTATGCTGCAATTAGACGAGCTCATGGCATCTTATTGGGGTGAAGGTGGTGACCGTCGGGGTGCTACAAGCGATAGTTCACTGCAAAGTGCTAACGCAGAGCCTACTGATCCGTGA
- the LOC120660841 gene encoding uncharacterized protein LOC120660841 isoform X1: protein MDNVNFLSIGFMTSYLISHLTVFRMTKYMRNKRSSSRQLKSSHNQKSSSHCIFKRVASQDLTFTTTEKCAWAEATCPVCMEFPHNAVLLLCSSHDNGCRPYVCASNFELSNCLDQLVESCRKESSENPEAIELACPLCRGEVKGYTLVEPARKKLNHKRRSCMQDGCSYMGTYRELCKHVKKKHPSANPRAVDPLHAFRWKRLLFRSSLQDMICSTTSPLLRRLLSLMLQLDELMASYWGEGGDRRGATSDSSLQSANAEPTDP from the coding sequence ATGGACAATGTGAATTTTCTTTCGATAGGCTTCATGACATCTTACTTGATATCACATCTTACAGTTTTCAGGATGACCAAGTACATGAGGAACAAGAGAAGTTCATCTCGTCAGCTCAAATCATCACATAATCAGAAATCCAGCAGTCATTGCATCTTCAAGAGGGTCGCCAGCCAAGATCTGACATTTACAACAACAGAGAAATGTGCATGGGCAGAAGCAACCTGTCCAGTATGCATGGAGTTCCCACACAATGCTGTTCTTCTACTCTGTTCGTCTCATGACAATGGCTGCCGTCCATATGTCTGTGCCTCCAACTTCGAGCTCTCAAATTGTCTTGATCAGCTTGTAGAGTCATGCAGAAAAGAAAGCTCTGAGAATCCAGAGGCAATAGAGCTTGCATGTCCCCTTTGCCGTGGTGAGGTTAAGGGATACACATTAGTTGAGCCTGCTCGGAAGAAGCTGAATCACAAGAGGAGAAGCTGCATGCAAGATGGCTGTTCATACATGGGCACATACAGAGAGCTCTGCAAGCATGTCAAAAAGAAGCACCCTTCTGCAAATCCGCGGGCTGTGGACCCCTTACATGCCTTCAGATGGAAGCGGCTTCTGTTTCGAAGTTCATTGCAAGATATGATCTGTTCAACGACTTCACCATTGCTGCGAAGGCTATTATCTCTTATGCTGCAATTAGACGAGCTCATGGCATCTTATTGGGGTGAAGGTGGTGACCGTCGGGGTGCTACAAGCGATAGTTCACTGCAAAGTGCTAACGCAGAGCCTACTGATCCGTGA